In Zalophus californianus isolate mZalCal1 chromosome 4, mZalCal1.pri.v2, whole genome shotgun sequence, the following proteins share a genomic window:
- the REG4 gene encoding regenerating islet-derived protein 4: MAPHSLRLLLVLSCVASTEVLGNILMRPSCAPGWFYYLSNCYGYFRKLRSWSEAELECQSYGNGAHLASLQSVKEATTVAKYITGYQKNQPVWIGLHDPQKKQQWQWIDGAFYVYRSWSDASRHRDKYCAAMSFKNDFLTWESNECSKHQHFLCKYRP, encoded by the exons ATGGCCCCCCACAGCCTGCGGCTGCTCCTGGTGCTGAGCTGTGTAGCCAGCACTGAAGTCCTGGGTA ACATCCTCATGAGACCCAGCTGTGCTCCCGGATGGTTTTACTACCTGTCCAATTGCTATGGATACTTCCGGAAGCTGAGGAGCTGGTCTGAAGCTGAG CTCGAGTGTCAGTCCTACGGAAACGGAGCCCACCTAGCGTCTCTCCAGAGTGTAAAAGAAGCCACCACAGTAGCAAAATACATAACTGGCTACCAAAAAAACCAGCCCGTGTGGATCGGCCTGCACGACCCACAAAAG AAGCAACAATGGCAGTGGATCGATGGGGCCTTCTATGTCTACAGAAGCTGGTCTGACGCGTCCAGGCATAGGGACAAGTACTGTGCGGCGATGAGCTTCAAGAACG ATTTTTTGACCTGGGAGAGCAACGAATGCAGCAAACACCAGCACTTCCTGTGCAAATACCGACCGTAG